The sequence below is a genomic window from Methanosarcinales archaeon Met12.
GGAAAGAACTGAGGAAGAGATGAGGTTCATTGATGCAAATGTTTTCATCTATGCAGTATTAAAACCCAAGAGAGAACTGAGTGAAAGGGAGTGGGAAGTAAAAAATGCTTCAAAAGAGATATTCAAGCGGATAAACGAGGGAGAAGAAGTTATAACAACGGTAGTGCACTTAAGTGAGGTTGCAAATGTGTTAGAGGATGCCGCAAATCTCAGCTTTGCGATCTCTTTCTTGAAGGATATATTGCTCAAGAGAAATGTTAATGTCGATATGGTAAGTGACAGGAGTTATATGGAAAGCGTTTTACTGGCAGATGAGATGGGAGTTGGTATTAACGATGCCCTTGCTTATCTTTTAATGAAAAAGAAGAGAATAGAGGAAATTTATACATTTGATAAACATTTTGAAAACCTAGATATAAGGATAATCAATTGACTATAATCTTTATTTAATCAGCATTATTTGACTTATCTTTAAAATACAATTTTTTTCGATAGAAACTCAGCGGATGCGAAACCCTGCTGCACATCGGCTCTTTTCCAACGCAGTTCCCATACGTCGCCATCGTGGCGCATGACGGTGCAGTATACGCAGACCCGACGATATGCTGGACCTGATACCTGGTTCTTTCCTCATCGAAATCCAGTGAAGCGCGATATGTTTCCACGATATCGTCCGCGCCCATCCCGATATTCGCCAGAAATGACGTCAGTGCGAATCTTGCAGAGTGCGCGAGATTCTGTCCAGTTTGTATCGCCATTAGCAGGTGCCTGATGCACGGCGGAAAGCAGTTCGAGTCTACCTCGGCGAACTCCCCTATTTTAAATTCGGATTTTCGCTTCTCCAGGTGCAGCTTTATCTCCATAATCTGTGAGGATAATGCCTTGCAAATGCCTTCTGGTACATCAAGCGGAAGCGTGTCCTGAATGTTGTTTCGCACCGCCTCCTGAATCAAACGTGCAAACTCCCCCTTATTCGCCACCACATAGCCATCATCAAGGCGTCGATTTACCAGCTTCCATTTTGGGTCGCGCATCCTGCTGGCAAACGGCAGATAATGTGTGAAGTGAATTTTGAAATCACGTCCATGAACTACATGTTCTATTCCAAACTCCTCGCCCAATTCCCCTAAAAATTGTAAGGTCTCCTGCTTCATCTGGGCGTGCGCTGCCTCCGCCTCAGCCAGCGCATATTTTCGTATAAGGTAGTGGTCATCGATGCATGAGATGAGAATTCTGGCAAGTGGATATGAAAAAAGCTCTATCTCTGCCAGGACGCCGTCTCCAAACGATTTTCGTATCTCGCCTTCGATGGACTGGATTGCTCTTTCTTTTCCCCTATCGATGACCGCCTTCCCAAATTCGCCTCCATCCAGCAAACTCTCTAACGATTTATTCGAGCGTTCGACGTATCTGGATGCGCTGGAGGTAAAGGGGTAATGCGCAAATTTCAGCTCCATAAGCCCATATCAATCCGATTCGATGCGCGGAGCAAGTAGATATCCAACCTTGCCCTTGCCATCAGCTATCTCAAAGTCGATTTTAATCGGATAGTCCTTGCCAAGGTGAATCGTCACCTCGTTCACCTTGCTTACCACCTTGGCAATATCACTCAGGAAATCAAGTGAGAACAATGACCTGGCTGGACCAGATGAGGTCAAATCGATTAATTCGTCCTTTGTCCGCTGGAGTCTAACCTGATCGGTATCGCCTCGAGCTTCCATAAAAAAGATGTCCCCATCCACGCCTAGCGCCATGTGGTCACTCACTTTTTCCGCTGCCTTAACCGCCAAACGCATATCTTTTCCGTTTAACACCACCTTTGCGGGAAGGTCCAGATTTGGTGTTTTAGGCTCCTTCCGCATCGAAGAGGGGTCAAGCAACGAAAGCATATACGCGAGTCCGCCCATCCTGATCATCAGCTTATGTGTTTCCGTATTCAATTCAAGCTCTATCTTGTCCGATTTGTCCGCCATGCCAAGTATGTCAACGAGTTTTAACATATCCAGACATATCTCGCCATCTGTGCATTCATATGACTCAAATGCATCTGCGTCCAACTCAAGAGTTATCATCGCAACGTTCGCTGAATCGACCGCTCTGGTGCTGATTCCATCTTTATCGAGTTTAAATCTCGCTTCATCTACTAGCGTAGAGATAGCTTCCATTGAGTCCTTTAATATATCCGCATTGATCGTAGCTCTAAACATTTTTACACCCTTTTTCGATTATAATCTAACATCTTATAATCATTTTGATAACAGACCGAACGATCGATCCTTAATTGTATTCTCTCCAAGTTTTGCCGCATTTGGTGCACCTGAAAAATCGAACTTCACCCTCATCTGCAGAGCGCAATTGGCGAAGCCACCAATATGCCCTGTTGTTGCCGCATTCCTGGCAACGCATATTTATGGTGGGCAGTCCAAGGTCTTCACTACCCTCTATGATGGATAAATCCCTCTCTATCCTTCTCTTTTTCAAGATTAGATTCGTCCCTTCACGCTCCTTGATGTAACCGCACTTCCGACACTTCATACCATTGTCGAATGGCAACATCATGCTGCCGCACTCAGGACAAAATTCCATTGATATCCTCCATAGCATCGTTGACCATTTGCTCATGGTCAAAGGCCAGTTCTGGCAATCTGGAAACGTCGAATAGCTCGACATCTCCTGCATCTGAATCTGGAGCAATCGTGCCTGACGCCCTTACAAGATAGCACAGCGAGATGACATGGCCACGTGGGTCTCTATCTGGGTCCGAATACACTCCCACCAGTTTTACGATGCGAATATCCAACCCAGTCTCCTCCTTTATCTCCCTGATCAGCGCCTGTTCCACAGTTTCACCTCTCTCGACAAAACCCCCGGGGAGTGCATAATACCCCTCAAATGGCGGATTCTTTCGCTTGATTAAGACGATATTATTATCCATCAGTATTATCGCATCAACTGTAAGTGTTCTGTCAGCCATCAAGTATAGTAACTAGTTGGTTTATTAGAAATGTTTATCGCCCATTATCCTATAATCATAAAAGATGATTATTCAAAATGTATTATGGATATCCCTTGGATTAC
It includes:
- a CDS encoding type II toxin-antitoxin system VapC family toxin, producing MRFIDANVFIYAVLKPKRELSEREWEVKNASKEIFKRINEGEEVITTVVHLSEVANVLEDAANLSFAISFLKDILLKRNVNVDMVSDRSYMESVLLADEMGVGINDALAYLLMKKKRIEEIYTFDKHFENLDIRIIN
- the priL gene encoding DNA primase regulatory subunit PriL produces the protein MELKFAHYPFTSSASRYVERSNKSLESLLDGGEFGKAVIDRGKERAIQSIEGEIRKSFGDGVLAEIELFSYPLARILISCIDDHYLIRKYALAEAEAAHAQMKQETLQFLGELGEEFGIEHVVHGRDFKIHFTHYLPFASRMRDPKWKLVNRRLDDGYVVANKGEFARLIQEAVRNNIQDTLPLDVPEGICKALSSQIMEIKLHLEKRKSEFKIGEFAEVDSNCFPPCIRHLLMAIQTGQNLAHSARFALTSFLANIGMGADDIVETYRASLDFDEERTRYQVQHIVGSAYTAPSCATMATYGNCVGKEPMCSRVSHPLSFYRKKLYFKDKSNNAD
- a CDS encoding DNA polymerase sliding clamp; the protein is MFRATINADILKDSMEAISTLVDEARFKLDKDGISTRAVDSANVAMITLELDADAFESYECTDGEICLDMLKLVDILGMADKSDKIELELNTETHKLMIRMGGLAYMLSLLDPSSMRKEPKTPNLDLPAKVVLNGKDMRLAVKAAEKVSDHMALGVDGDIFFMEARGDTDQVRLQRTKDELIDLTSSGPARSLFSLDFLSDIAKVVSKVNEVTIHLGKDYPIKIDFEIADGKGKVGYLLAPRIESD
- a CDS encoding transcription factor S encodes the protein MEFCPECGSMMLPFDNGMKCRKCGYIKEREGTNLILKKRRIERDLSIIEGSEDLGLPTINMRCQECGNNRAYWWLRQLRSADEGEVRFFRCTKCGKTWREYN
- a CDS encoding NUDIX hydrolase, which gives rise to MADRTLTVDAIILMDNNIVLIKRKNPPFEGYYALPGGFVERGETVEQALIREIKEETGLDIRIVKLVGVYSDPDRDPRGHVISLCYLVRASGTIAPDSDAGDVELFDVSRLPELAFDHEQMVNDAMEDINGILS